From a single Candidatus Aminicenantes bacterium genomic region:
- a CDS encoding M13 family metallopeptidase, which produces MDKSNGFTVKGDRMPRLPFAAAVAIVFFSLLLFPSCASRQDEAKADALASHIDPGVRPGDDFFLYANGRWFKENPIPKSERSNGLWQLIQDAINGQVRSICESAAALKTAGKGSQKQKIGDFFFSGMDEAGLNRRGIADLDKELAMIDAVTDLKGVVTAAAHVHRVAGSPLFRFYVGQDDKLSSRYAIFINQGGLSLPDRSFYFDNDPRAALIRKEFAAYAGRLFRCLNYDERKAEKTAASLVKLETMIAQASRKLEDTRDPLKNYNRLSPMQLAKLAPGFDWPLFFKSVGLSAVDAVVVGQPEFLQGLYARMDRVALDDWKDYLKFHLVNNLAEYMDDDTYREYFQFYGATMEGVPEPKPRWKRVVEQTDDSLGELIGQVYVAEYLPPGTKEKLIEIGEAIRRVYAERIRELDWMSAATKEKALKKLGAVIMKMGYPDRWKDLGALEVDRTSYVRNVMSANAWHFGYNLAKFGKPVDRSEWEMTPQTYNAYYNPSNNEIVIPGSNIIVPGYEKTLADDAILYAIIGGSTVGHEIIHGFDDQGCKYDEQGNLNNWWTTEDSAKFLARTRLIVEQYNEYNPVDDLHINGEMTQGENIADLAGITMGYDAFRKTRQFREKKEIAGLSPEKRFFLGYALGWMINQRPEGVANQVKSDVHSPAKYRVNGPLSDLTPFYEAFQLTEKDRMWRPLSKRVKIW; this is translated from the coding sequence ATGGACAAATCAAATGGTTTCACTGTCAAGGGTGATCGCATGCCGCGCCTGCCGTTTGCCGCCGCGGTCGCGATTGTGTTTTTCAGTTTGCTGTTGTTCCCATCCTGCGCATCGCGGCAGGACGAAGCGAAAGCCGATGCCCTTGCTTCCCATATCGATCCCGGCGTCAGGCCGGGCGATGATTTTTTCCTGTATGCCAACGGCAGATGGTTCAAGGAGAACCCGATCCCGAAGAGCGAACGGAGCAACGGGCTCTGGCAGCTCATCCAGGATGCGATCAACGGCCAGGTCAGGAGCATCTGCGAATCGGCCGCGGCCCTGAAAACGGCCGGTAAAGGGAGCCAGAAACAGAAGATCGGCGACTTCTTCTTTTCCGGCATGGATGAAGCCGGCTTGAACCGGCGCGGCATCGCCGACCTGGACAAAGAGCTGGCCATGATCGATGCCGTGACCGACCTGAAGGGGGTGGTGACGGCTGCGGCTCACGTCCACCGGGTGGCCGGATCACCGCTGTTCAGGTTCTATGTCGGCCAGGATGACAAGCTGTCCTCGCGCTACGCGATTTTCATCAACCAGGGCGGGCTCAGCCTGCCCGATCGCAGCTTTTATTTTGACAATGATCCCCGGGCGGCGCTGATCCGGAAGGAGTTTGCCGCCTACGCCGGGCGCCTGTTCCGGTGCCTAAATTATGACGAGCGGAAAGCGGAAAAGACGGCTGCCAGCCTGGTTAAGCTGGAAACCATGATCGCTCAGGCTTCGCGCAAGCTGGAGGATACTCGCGACCCGCTCAAGAACTACAACCGGCTTTCGCCGATGCAGCTGGCCAAACTCGCCCCGGGCTTCGACTGGCCCCTTTTCTTCAAGAGCGTGGGCTTGAGCGCCGTCGATGCGGTCGTGGTCGGACAACCCGAGTTTTTGCAGGGCTTGTACGCCAGGATGGACCGGGTGGCGCTGGACGACTGGAAGGACTACCTGAAGTTCCACCTGGTTAACAACCTGGCCGAATACATGGACGATGACACCTACCGGGAGTATTTCCAGTTCTACGGGGCCACCATGGAGGGCGTCCCGGAGCCCAAGCCGCGCTGGAAGCGGGTGGTGGAGCAGACCGATGACAGCCTCGGCGAGCTGATCGGCCAGGTGTACGTGGCCGAGTACCTGCCGCCGGGGACAAAGGAAAAACTGATCGAGATCGGTGAGGCCATCCGCCGCGTCTATGCCGAGCGAATCAGGGAGCTCGACTGGATGAGCGCGGCTACCAAGGAAAAGGCCCTGAAGAAGCTCGGCGCGGTCATCATGAAGATGGGCTATCCCGACCGCTGGAAGGACCTCGGCGCCCTGGAGGTTGACCGCACCTCCTATGTCCGCAACGTGATGAGCGCCAACGCCTGGCATTTCGGCTACAACCTGGCCAAATTCGGCAAGCCGGTCGACCGCAGCGAGTGGGAGATGACGCCGCAGACCTACAACGCCTATTACAACCCGTCCAACAACGAGATCGTCATTCCCGGTTCCAACATCATTGTCCCGGGCTATGAAAAGACCCTGGCCGACGACGCCATCCTCTACGCGATCATCGGCGGGTCGACCGTCGGCCATGAGATCATCCACGGCTTCGACGACCAGGGCTGCAAATATGACGAGCAGGGCAACCTCAACAACTGGTGGACAACGGAGGACAGCGCCAAGTTCCTGGCCCGCACGCGCCTGATCGTCGAGCAGTACAATGAATACAACCCGGTGGACGACCTGCACATCAACGGCGAGATGACGCAGGGGGAAAACATCGCCGACCTGGCCGGGATCACCATGGGCTACGACGCCTTCAGGAAGACCCGGCAATTCAGGGAGAAGAAAGAGATCGCCGGCCTAAGCCCCGAGAAACGCTTCTTCCTCGGCTACGCCCTGGGCTGGATGATCAACCAGCGGCCCGAGGGGGTTGCCAACCAGGTGAAGAGCGACGTCCATTCACCCGCCAAGTACAGGGTAAACGGCCCCCTGTCCGACCTGACGCCTTTTTACGAGGCTTTCCAGCTTACGGAAAAAGACCGCATGTGGCGGCCGCTGAGCAAGAGGGTGAAGATCTGGTAG
- a CDS encoding S46 family peptidase: MKKNQKNRLPGILLLAAVAMMLVAALPLAADEGMWTLDNPPLKQLKEKYGFEPTPAWLEHIRLASVRVGDGGSGSFVSPNGLVLTNHHVALGQLQKVSTPQKNYVADGFYAATPAEELPCPDLELNVLISMENVTAKVLAAVKKGMDPVKALEAKKAAIAEIERQSLKKTLLRSDVVSLYQGGEYWLYRYKKYTEVKLVFAPEQQAAFYGGDPDNFTYPRYDLDMAVFRAYEKGKPAKTPHYLKWSASGAVDGELVFVPGHPGSTNRLMTLAQIQFQREFTYPLRIKAMKRMLEVVKTYAGKGMEEARQAAYSIFGIENGLKVSSGEYEGLKAAGIMEKKAAQEVEFRRLIDSNPAWKAEYAGAWDQINSAIEKEKPRIKELIYRGIPGQRLGKIALSIVQLVAEVQKPDGKRLEGFHTAELESLRFRLFSPAPVYPGLEEVLIVNGIKQMQEELGADDPFVKICLDGKTPEQAAKALLAGTKLADAAYRKQLVDGGVAAVAKSTDSFIVLARKLDPIVRELKKWEQDNIESIAKPAGEKIGRARFAVYGKNAYPDATFTLRLSYGAVKGYPMNGTIAPSKTTFFGLYDRAASFDNKFPFNLPKRVADARDKIDLSTPLNFVCSGDIIGGNSGSPVVNAAGELVGLVFDGNIESFIGRFFYDDTANRTVSVCSTAIIEAMKKIYGAEKLAAEILGK; the protein is encoded by the coding sequence GTGAAAAAAAATCAAAAAAACCGGCTGCCGGGAATTCTCTTGCTGGCGGCCGTGGCCATGATGCTCGTGGCGGCCCTGCCGCTCGCTGCCGATGAAGGCATGTGGACACTGGACAATCCGCCGCTCAAGCAACTTAAGGAAAAATACGGTTTTGAACCGACCCCGGCCTGGCTCGAACATATCCGCCTGGCATCGGTCCGCGTCGGTGACGGCGGCTCGGGCTCCTTTGTCAGCCCCAACGGCCTGGTGCTCACCAACCACCACGTCGCCCTCGGCCAGCTGCAGAAGGTCTCCACGCCGCAGAAGAACTACGTCGCCGACGGCTTCTACGCCGCCACGCCGGCCGAAGAGCTTCCCTGCCCCGACCTTGAGTTGAACGTCCTCATCTCCATGGAAAACGTCACCGCCAAGGTGCTGGCCGCGGTCAAGAAAGGGATGGACCCGGTCAAAGCGCTGGAGGCCAAGAAGGCCGCCATCGCCGAAATCGAACGTCAGAGTTTGAAGAAGACCCTGCTGCGCTCCGACGTCGTTTCACTTTACCAGGGCGGCGAGTATTGGCTCTACCGCTACAAGAAGTACACCGAGGTCAAGCTGGTCTTCGCCCCCGAGCAGCAAGCCGCCTTCTACGGCGGCGACCCCGACAACTTCACCTACCCGCGCTACGACCTGGACATGGCCGTGTTCCGCGCCTACGAGAAGGGCAAACCGGCCAAGACCCCCCACTACCTGAAATGGAGCGCCAGCGGCGCCGTTGACGGCGAACTGGTCTTCGTGCCCGGCCACCCCGGCTCGACCAACCGCCTGATGACCCTGGCCCAGATCCAATTCCAGCGCGAGTTCACCTATCCCCTGCGCATAAAGGCCATGAAACGCATGCTGGAAGTCGTTAAAACCTACGCCGGCAAGGGCATGGAAGAGGCGCGCCAGGCAGCCTACTCGATCTTTGGCATCGAGAACGGTCTCAAGGTCTCCAGCGGCGAGTACGAGGGCCTCAAGGCCGCCGGCATCATGGAGAAAAAAGCGGCCCAGGAGGTCGAGTTCCGCCGCCTGATCGACTCGAACCCGGCCTGGAAGGCCGAGTACGCCGGTGCCTGGGATCAGATCAACAGCGCCATCGAGAAGGAAAAGCCGCGCATCAAGGAGCTCATCTACCGGGGCATCCCGGGCCAGCGCCTGGGCAAGATCGCCCTTTCGATCGTGCAGCTGGTAGCCGAAGTTCAGAAGCCCGACGGCAAGCGTCTGGAAGGCTTCCACACCGCCGAGCTCGAATCGCTGCGTTTTCGCCTCTTCTCCCCCGCCCCCGTATACCCGGGCCTGGAAGAAGTGCTGATCGTCAACGGCATCAAGCAGATGCAGGAGGAACTCGGCGCCGACGACCCGTTCGTCAAGATCTGCCTCGACGGCAAAACGCCCGAACAAGCGGCCAAGGCACTGCTGGCCGGCACCAAGCTGGCCGACGCCGCGTATCGCAAGCAGCTGGTCGACGGCGGCGTAGCGGCCGTGGCCAAATCCACCGATTCGTTCATCGTCCTGGCGCGCAAGCTGGACCCCATCGTTCGCGAATTGAAAAAATGGGAGCAGGACAACATCGAAAGCATCGCCAAGCCCGCCGGCGAAAAGATCGGCCGGGCGCGCTTCGCCGTCTACGGCAAGAACGCCTATCCCGACGCCACCTTCACCCTGCGCCTCTCCTACGGCGCCGTCAAGGGCTACCCGATGAACGGCACCATCGCCCCGTCCAAGACGACCTTTTTCGGCCTTTACGATCGGGCCGCCTCGTTCGACAACAAGTTCCCCTTCAACCTGCCCAAGCGCGTGGCCGACGCCAGGGACAAAATCGACCTCTCCACCCCGCTGAACTTCGTCTGCAGCGGCGACATCATCGGCGGCAACTCGGGTTCGCCCGTAGTCAACGCCGCCGGCGAATTGGTCGGTCTGGTCTTCGACGGCAACATCGAGAGCTTCATCGGGCGCTTCTTTTACGACGACACCGCCAACCGCACCGTCTCGGTGTGCAGCACGGCCATCATCGAGGCCATGAAGAAGATCTACGGGGCCGAGAAACTGGCCGCGGAGATCCTCGGCAAGTAG
- a CDS encoding ATP-binding protein, translated as MSKKANTISMAFKSNLKYAELSVLVLTFIKKILAINDDEFFKIEISLREAINNAIIHGNEKNLDKLVHVEFDWEKSFLRMRVRDEGDRQVSFEKIEDKIRSCDILSTNGRGIMIIKNYMDKFEFHCLDRGSEVVMEKNLS; from the coding sequence ATGAGCAAGAAAGCGAATACGATCTCCATGGCTTTCAAGAGCAACTTGAAATACGCGGAACTGAGTGTTTTGGTCCTGACTTTCATCAAAAAAATCCTGGCCATCAACGACGACGAGTTTTTTAAAATCGAAATATCGCTGCGCGAAGCTATCAACAACGCCATCATCCACGGCAATGAAAAAAATTTGGACAAGCTGGTGCACGTCGAGTTCGACTGGGAGAAATCGTTCCTGCGCATGCGCGTTCGCGACGAAGGCGACCGGCAGGTCAGTTTCGAGAAGATCGAGGACAAAATCCGCAGCTGCGATATCCTTTCGACCAACGGCCGCGGCATCATGATCATCAAAAATTATATGGACAAATTCGAGTTCCACTGTCTCGACCGCGGCAGCGAAGTGGTCATGGAAAAGAATTTGTCATGA
- the tatC gene encoding twin-arginine translocase subunit TatC: MKKANEMSFFEHLGELRKRIIYSFAFILVFFIASWRFVDKLYYWLSLPVLKYLPLLPSGEKKLAYTALVEPFMMYIKVAFIFAIFAASPFIFHQLWLFISPALFAQEKKWVLPFVIATTFFFLLGGAFGYFVVFPMACKFFLNIGKDFTAIITINEYFALAFRVLFGIAAIFELPVLVFLLAKLRIVSARFLIRYFKYAVVAIFIIAAVITPTPDMVTQTMFAVPMILLYLISIAIALAVNPGEKRGKIDSQAN, encoded by the coding sequence ATGAAAAAAGCGAATGAGATGTCGTTTTTCGAGCACCTGGGCGAGCTGCGCAAGCGCATCATCTATTCGTTCGCGTTCATCCTGGTTTTCTTCATCGCCTCCTGGCGCTTCGTCGACAAGCTGTATTACTGGCTCTCGCTGCCGGTCCTGAAATACCTGCCGCTCCTGCCGTCGGGGGAAAAGAAGCTGGCCTACACCGCCCTGGTCGAGCCTTTCATGATGTACATCAAGGTGGCGTTCATCTTCGCGATTTTCGCGGCCTCGCCGTTCATTTTTCACCAGCTGTGGCTGTTCATCTCCCCGGCTCTGTTCGCCCAAGAGAAAAAATGGGTGCTGCCGTTCGTCATCGCCACCACTTTTTTTTTCCTGCTGGGCGGGGCGTTCGGGTATTTCGTCGTCTTTCCCATGGCCTGCAAGTTCTTCCTCAATATCGGCAAGGATTTCACCGCCATCATCACCATCAACGAGTATTTCGCCCTGGCGTTCCGCGTCCTGTTCGGCATTGCGGCCATATTCGAACTGCCGGTGCTGGTTTTCCTCCTGGCCAAGCTCCGCATCGTCAGCGCCCGCTTCCTGATCCGCTACTTCAAGTACGCGGTGGTGGCCATCTTCATCATCGCCGCCGTCATCACCCCGACGCCGGACATGGTCACCCAGACGATGTTCGCCGTGCCCATGATCCTGCTCTACCTGATCAGCATCGCCATCGCCCTGGCGGTCAACCCGGGGGAAAAGCGGGGAAAAATCGATTCTCAAGCCAATTAA
- a CDS encoding tocopherol cyclase family protein, whose amino-acid sequence MIGPKEAWPRVAISPASLYNTFEVPVLKKINALYKPHVFQGAGKKNAYFEGWYYKNVNRDEDTAYAVIPAVAIAKDAGKSHSFIQFFDARNGRSHYFRFPLDAFRAAEKEFAVSIGENYFSREKMRLDIAQDGVAIQADLAFANIVPWPVSLLSPGAMGWYAFVPGMECYHGVLSFNHAIEGHFTVNGVRKEFGGGKGYLEKDWGRSMPTSWIWMQSNHFAEPQLSLFGSIAKIPWLGKHFTGFIFGLYHKQSIHRFATYTGASLRDLAVDENHVTVTIEDSRYGLEIVGERSPGVELVAPKLGEMTTKINESLDAKIEVRFYRKPGREVIFAGSGRNAGLEYVGAIDELVDGFKNRLT is encoded by the coding sequence ATGATCGGGCCGAAGGAGGCGTGGCCGCGGGTTGCAATTTCGCCGGCTTCCCTCTACAATACGTTCGAGGTGCCGGTGCTGAAAAAAATCAATGCCCTCTACAAACCGCACGTCTTCCAGGGAGCCGGCAAAAAAAACGCCTATTTTGAAGGCTGGTATTATAAAAACGTGAACCGCGACGAAGACACGGCCTATGCCGTGATCCCGGCCGTGGCCATTGCCAAGGATGCCGGCAAATCGCATAGCTTCATCCAGTTTTTCGATGCCCGCAACGGCCGCTCCCATTATTTCCGCTTTCCCCTGGACGCATTTCGCGCTGCTGAAAAAGAGTTTGCCGTCAGCATCGGGGAGAATTATTTTTCCCGGGAAAAAATGCGGCTGGATATCGCCCAGGACGGGGTGGCCATCCAAGCCGACCTGGCCTTTGCCAACATCGTCCCCTGGCCGGTGTCGCTGCTCTCGCCGGGAGCCATGGGCTGGTACGCGTTTGTCCCGGGAATGGAGTGCTACCATGGCGTGCTCAGCTTCAATCATGCCATCGAAGGCCATTTCACCGTCAACGGCGTGCGCAAGGAATTCGGCGGCGGCAAGGGCTACCTTGAAAAAGACTGGGGCCGTTCGATGCCCACATCGTGGATCTGGATGCAGTCGAACCATTTTGCCGAGCCGCAGCTGTCACTGTTTGGTTCGATCGCCAAGATACCGTGGTTGGGAAAGCATTTTACCGGCTTTATCTTCGGCCTGTATCATAAACAATCCATCCACCGCTTCGCCACCTATACCGGCGCCTCGCTGCGGGACCTTGCCGTCGATGAAAACCATGTGACCGTCACGATAGAGGATTCACGATACGGGCTGGAGATTGTTGGGGAAAGGTCGCCCGGCGTGGAACTGGTCGCCCCCAAGCTGGGGGAGATGACCACCAAGATCAATGAAAGCCTGGATGCGAAAATCGAGGTGCGCTTTTACCGCAAGCCGGGCCGCGAGGTGATCTTCGCCGGCAGCGGCCGGAATGCCGGCTTGGAATATGTCGGCGCCATTGACGAGCTCGTGGACGGTTTCAAAAACAGGCTTACTTAA
- a CDS encoding S9 family peptidase translates to MLKKFHVLMLAGLALVMFATMTAGLASQDLPLIPRQILFGNPVKAAPRISPDGTRLAYLAPSDKGVLNVWVRTIGKTDDVQVTNDTHRGIRIHFWAEDGKHLFYMQDLNGDENFHIYSVDLESKVVRDLTPFQGVRATNVMLDKKYPNEMLVGLNLRDRRVFDMYRVDLSSGAIILDTENPGDVLGWVTDPDFQIRATQAQNPQDASTVLRVRDSRSAPWRDLLVLPFGENGGIDDFCADGKSLYVETSVGADTARLVKVDIASGKELQIIAMDAKVDVGGVIIHPDTHLVQAVGFNYLKNEWRVLDPAIKADFEILAKIGRGEFYLTGRDRADKNWLITYQVDDGPVAWYAYNRESKKPELLFVNQPDLAKYKMAKMEPVVIKARDGFKLVSYLTLPAGIAAKKLPLVLNVHGGPWGRDGWGYNPEAQWFANRGYATLQVNFRGSTGFGKKFLHAGDGQWGVGTMQHDLTDAVKWAIAKGIADPKKICIYGWSYGGYATLAGLVFTPELYACGVDGVGPSNIKTLFQSIPPYWAPFKKQFIRQVGDVENDEALNKKISPLFHAANIRVPLIVGQGANDPRVNIREATQMVEAMRAKNLPVTYVVYTDEGHGFARPNNRLDFYGRVDEFLAKHLGGRSEPWQKVEGSSAEVR, encoded by the coding sequence ATGCTCAAAAAATTTCACGTTCTCATGCTGGCCGGATTGGCCCTAGTCATGTTCGCTACCATGACCGCCGGACTGGCCAGCCAGGATCTTCCCCTCATCCCGCGCCAGATCCTTTTCGGCAATCCGGTCAAGGCGGCGCCGCGGATCTCGCCCGACGGCACGCGCCTGGCTTACCTGGCCCCGTCGGACAAGGGGGTGCTCAATGTCTGGGTGCGCACCATCGGCAAAACCGATGACGTCCAGGTGACCAACGATACCCACCGCGGTATCCGCATTCACTTCTGGGCCGAGGATGGCAAACACTTGTTCTACATGCAGGACCTCAACGGCGACGAAAACTTCCACATCTATTCGGTCGACCTTGAATCCAAGGTAGTGCGCGACCTGACCCCGTTCCAGGGGGTACGCGCCACCAACGTCATGCTGGATAAAAAGTATCCCAACGAGATGCTGGTCGGCTTGAACCTGCGCGATCGCCGCGTCTTCGACATGTACCGGGTCGACTTGAGCAGCGGTGCCATTATCCTGGACACGGAAAATCCGGGTGATGTCCTGGGCTGGGTCACCGACCCCGATTTCCAGATCCGCGCCACCCAGGCCCAGAATCCCCAGGATGCTTCCACGGTCCTGCGCGTGCGTGACAGCCGCAGCGCGCCCTGGCGCGACCTGCTGGTCCTGCCCTTCGGCGAGAACGGCGGCATCGACGACTTCTGCGCCGACGGCAAGTCCCTCTACGTGGAAACCTCGGTCGGCGCCGACACGGCACGCCTGGTCAAAGTGGATATCGCCAGCGGCAAGGAACTGCAGATCATCGCCATGGATGCCAAGGTCGATGTGGGCGGAGTGATCATTCATCCCGATACGCACCTGGTGCAGGCGGTGGGTTTCAATTACCTGAAAAACGAATGGCGCGTACTCGATCCAGCCATCAAAGCCGACTTTGAAATTCTGGCCAAGATCGGCCGTGGCGAGTTCTACCTTACGGGTCGTGACCGCGCTGACAAGAACTGGCTCATCACCTATCAGGTCGACGACGGGCCCGTAGCCTGGTATGCTTACAACCGCGAGAGCAAAAAGCCTGAACTGCTTTTTGTCAACCAGCCCGACCTGGCCAAATACAAAATGGCCAAAATGGAACCGGTGGTCATCAAAGCCCGCGACGGTTTTAAGTTGGTCAGCTACCTGACGCTGCCGGCCGGAATCGCGGCCAAAAAACTGCCGTTGGTGCTCAACGTTCACGGCGGGCCATGGGGGCGCGACGGCTGGGGCTACAATCCCGAGGCGCAGTGGTTCGCCAATCGCGGCTACGCCACCCTGCAGGTCAACTTCCGTGGTTCCACCGGCTTCGGCAAGAAATTCCTCCATGCCGGCGACGGGCAGTGGGGCGTCGGCACCATGCAGCACGACCTGACCGACGCGGTAAAATGGGCCATCGCCAAGGGCATCGCTGATCCGAAAAAGATATGTATTTACGGCTGGTCCTACGGCGGCTACGCCACGCTGGCCGGTCTGGTGTTCACTCCCGAACTTTATGCCTGCGGCGTGGACGGCGTCGGCCCCTCCAATATCAAGACGCTGTTCCAGTCCATCCCGCCTTATTGGGCTCCCTTTAAAAAGCAGTTCATCCGGCAGGTAGGGGACGTGGAAAATGACGAGGCTCTCAACAAAAAGATCTCGCCCCTGTTTCATGCAGCCAACATCCGAGTGCCGCTGATCGTGGGCCAGGGCGCCAACGACCCGCGCGTTAACATCCGTGAAGCTACGCAGATGGTCGAAGCCATGCGCGCCAAGAACCTGCCGGTGACCTACGTGGTCTATACCGACGAGGGGCACGGCTTCGCCCGGCCCAATAACCGGCTCGATTTCTACGGCCGCGTCGACGAATTCCTGGCCAAGCACCTGGGCGGACGCAGCGAGCCCTGGCAGAAGGTCGAGGGCTCCTCAGCCGAGGTGCGCTGA
- a CDS encoding GDSL-type esterase/lipase family protein: MKSKSRVFLLVMVLLMTLGQCKKTDTTGPLGTVVFVGASITENWDFDHYFGDYNFQKVIYYDWDKTQAWGEVQDYDPDIVVVKECGAYFYTDGGTPLGDYENCISSMVDHIRNIGAIPVLCTTLPVDVGAGDCTQCQLDDIRTFNDWVRGYCAGQGIVLMDYYQQIADAQGQLPTAYHDGDGLHPNSAGYDILSPMVVPTLESAQ, translated from the coding sequence ATGAAAAGTAAGAGTAGGGTTTTTTTGCTCGTCATGGTGCTGCTGATGACGCTGGGCCAGTGCAAGAAAACGGACACCACCGGCCCCCTCGGGACCGTGGTTTTCGTCGGGGCCTCGATCACCGAGAACTGGGACTTCGACCATTATTTCGGCGATTACAACTTCCAGAAGGTGATCTATTACGACTGGGACAAGACCCAGGCCTGGGGGGAGGTGCAGGACTATGATCCCGACATCGTCGTGGTCAAGGAGTGCGGCGCCTACTTCTACACTGACGGCGGAACGCCGCTGGGAGATTACGAGAACTGCATAAGCAGCATGGTCGACCACATCCGCAACATCGGCGCCATACCCGTCCTGTGCACCACCCTGCCTGTGGACGTGGGCGCCGGGGATTGCACCCAGTGTCAACTAGACGATATACGCACTTTCAACGACTGGGTTCGGGGCTACTGCGCCGGCCAGGGCATCGTCCTGATGGATTACTACCAGCAAATCGCCGACGCCCAAGGGCAGCTGCCTACAGCTTACCATGACGGCGACGGACTGCACCCCAATTCAGCCGGCTACGACATCCTCAGCCCGATGGTCGTCCCCACTCTGGAGTCGGCACAGTAG
- a CDS encoding methyltransferase domain-containing protein, which translates to MKSPEKILFFIAARNCGSTIEAVLASLPTAIGDHGCETLVIDDDSIDGTFSRTANYRSRHPELHLTVLSNPEALGYGGTQKLGFHYAIEKDFSVVALLHGDSPATADSLGKMILPVLNDEADAVFAATKPSSFKPTGWRVYAVKTLKQIPFALNTDGSHFNKEIAIQLGLNESRIRKIPIPMVGSGEGWRANGLASAWNALKSSRRAHFHRLNISFHRQFDIVKPGRHYPPKFDYLSSHTMAINEVSAGACVLDIGSGAGHVGRELEKRGCQVTGVDMATEAEEQLLQRFAQIDLNRDPLPYRADGFDFILLLDVLEHLDQTAQSRLLEEIRAGSKSRKPALIITLPNIAFLLIRLQLLLGKFNYGKRGILDISHRHFFTFKSARRFLKQAGYKIEKEKGIPLPFPQIIGNNMISGFLLRVNAGLIWFLPGIFSYQIFIKATPLPTEGQLLQLASEKAKEKESDLKG; encoded by the coding sequence GTGAAAAGTCCTGAGAAAATATTATTTTTTATCGCCGCCCGCAATTGCGGATCGACCATCGAGGCGGTGCTGGCAAGCCTTCCCACCGCGATCGGCGATCATGGCTGCGAGACGCTTGTCATTGACGACGATTCCATTGATGGGACATTTTCCAGGACGGCGAATTACCGCTCGCGCCACCCGGAGTTGCACTTGACCGTGCTGTCCAATCCCGAAGCCCTGGGCTACGGCGGAACCCAGAAATTGGGTTTCCATTACGCGATCGAAAAGGATTTTTCCGTTGTCGCCCTGCTCCATGGCGATAGTCCGGCCACGGCCGATAGCCTGGGAAAAATGATCCTCCCGGTCCTGAACGATGAAGCCGACGCCGTGTTCGCCGCGACAAAACCATCAAGCTTCAAACCAACGGGGTGGAGAGTCTATGCGGTTAAAACCCTGAAGCAGATCCCCTTTGCCTTGAATACGGACGGCAGCCACTTCAACAAGGAGATCGCCATTCAACTTGGGCTGAACGAGAGCCGGATACGCAAAATTCCCATCCCCATGGTCGGGAGCGGCGAGGGCTGGCGCGCCAATGGTCTGGCAAGCGCTTGGAATGCCCTGAAATCGTCCCGGCGTGCCCATTTTCACCGGCTGAACATTTCCTTTCACCGCCAGTTCGATATCGTCAAGCCCGGGCGCCACTACCCGCCGAAATTCGATTATCTTTCTTCTCATACCATGGCCATTAATGAAGTCAGCGCGGGGGCCTGTGTTCTGGATATCGGCAGCGGGGCGGGCCACGTCGGCCGCGAGCTCGAAAAACGGGGTTGCCAGGTGACGGGCGTTGATATGGCGACGGAAGCCGAGGAGCAGCTGCTGCAGAGATTCGCGCAAATTGACCTGAACCGCGACCCGCTGCCCTATCGGGCTGATGGCTTCGATTTCATACTCCTGCTGGATGTCCTCGAACACCTCGACCAGACGGCGCAGTCCCGCCTTCTGGAAGAAATCAGGGCGGGGTCAAAATCAAGAAAACCGGCGCTGATCATCACCCTGCCGAACATCGCCTTCCTTTTGATCAGGTTGCAACTGCTGCTGGGCAAGTTCAACTACGGGAAACGGGGGATCCTCGACATCAGCCACCGCCATTTTTTCACTTTTAAATCGGCCCGCCGCTTTCTCAAGCAAGCCGGCTATAAAATTGAAAAAGAAAAAGGGATCCCGCTCCCCTTCCCACAGATCATCGGAAACAATATGATCAGCGGGTTCCTGCTGAGAGTGAATGCCGGATTGATATGGTTTCTTCCCGGCATCTTCTCATACCAGATATTTATAAAGGCGACCCCCCTGCCCACGGAGGGGCAGCTGCTCCAGCTGGCCTCTGAAAAGGCAAAGGAAAAGGAGTCGGACCTGAAAGGGTAA